The following nucleotide sequence is from Tachyglossus aculeatus isolate mTacAcu1 chromosome 11, mTacAcu1.pri, whole genome shotgun sequence.
ttctccagcagctgaTCCGGGACTCGAGCGTTGGGGCCCAGAGGGCGGGGTGCCTCTCTGGGCACCTGGAGTGACCCGGGCCTCGCCCGCTCACCCCGCTCATCCCAGGTGTACCGGACCCTGGGGCTGAACCAGACGGAGATCGATGAGCACTTCACCGGCCCCAGCTTCCTGGCCTGGGGACGCATGGGCAACCTGCACACCTGGGGTGGGCCGCTGCCTCCCTCGTGGCACATCAAGCAGCTCTCCCTGCAGGTAGGAGGGCCGGGGGGAGCCCTGagccgagggggcggggggactggGACCCCCGGGCCTGCCCtgacccctcctctctctcccgcaGTATCGGATCCTGGACAGGATGAGATCCTTCGGGATGATGGCGGTGCTGCCCGCCTTCGCGGGCCACGTGCCCCGGGCCCTGGCCAGGTGACACCAGGGGACCTGCTTGGGCCTGGGtctgagcgtgtgtgtgtgtgtccgtccatcGGCCACAGCCTGGCACCGTCCACCTGACCCCGCTCTCCGTCACCCCCCCCATCCAGGGTGTACCCTAATGCCAACATCACCGTGCTTGGCAGCTGGAGCCACTTTGATTGCACGTACTCGTGCGCTTCCCTGCTGGCCCCAGACGACCCCCTGTTCCCCGTCATCGGCCGCATGTTCCTGCAGGAACTAACCCGCATGTTCGGCTCTGACCACTTCTACTCGGCCGACACCTTCAATGAGATGCGGCCCCCCTCGGCCGATCCCGCCTACTTGGGGGCCGCCACCGCGGCAGTGTACAAGGCCATGGTGGCAGGTAAGGGCCGAGGCGGGGACGAACGGAgagcggaggggctgaggggggtgtgtgggaggcggggggggaggacggGGCGGAGCGGGgtcatttggggtgggggggaaggggacccaccccctcacctccctccccgtcccccagtGGACCCCGAGGCCACGTGGGTGCTGCAGGCCTGGATGTTCCAGAACGACCCTGACTTCTGGGGCCCCGAGCAGGCACGGGCCGTGCTGGAGGCCGTGCCCCTCGGGCGGCTGCTCGTCCTCGACCTGTTCGCCGAGTCGCGGCCCGTGTACCCGCAGACGGCCTCCTTTGCCGGCCAGCCCTTCATCTGGTGCCTCCTGCACAACTTCGGCGGCAACCACGGGCTCTTCGGGGCCCTGGAGGCCCTGAACGGCGGgcccgccgccgcccgccgctTCCCCGGCTCCACGCTGGCCGGGGTGGGCATGGCCCCCGAGGGCATCGAGCAGAACGAGGTGGTGTACGCGCTCCTGGCCGAGCTGGGCTGGCGGCGGGACCCCGTGCCCGACCTGGGCTCCTGGCTGGAGGGCTGGGCCGCCCGGCGCTACGGGGCGGCCCACCCCGGGGCGGCGGCCGCCTGGCGCCACTTGATGCGCAGCGTCTACTCGTGCCCGGCCCCGGCCTGCTCGGGCCACAACCGCAGCCCCCTCGTGCGGCGCCCGTCGCTGCGACTGGACCCGGCGGTGCCCTACAACCGCTCGGACGTGCTGGAGGCCTGGCGCCTGTTGCTGGAGGCCGCGCCGGCCCTGGCCTCCAGCCCGGCCTACCGCTACGACCTGCTTGACGTCAGCCGCCAGGCCGGCCAGGAGCTGGCCTCCCAGCTCTTCGCCGAGCTGCGCGACGCCTACCGCGCCCGCCGGCTGCCCGCCCTGCTGGCGGCCGGCGGGCTCCTGGCCTTCGACCTGCTGCCCTCCCTGGACGCGCTGCTGGGCTCCGACGGCCGCTTCCTGCTGGGCACCGAGCTGGCGAGGGCGCAGGAGGCGGGCGCCGGCGCGGGCGAGGCCCGGCGCTACGAGCGCGGCGCCCGCTACCTGGTCACGCTCTGGGGCCCCGACGGCAACATCCTGGACTACGGGAACCGCCAGCTGTCCGGGCTGCTGGCCGACTACTACGCCCCGCGCTGGGCCCTGTTCGCCGGCCAGCTGGCCGACAGCCTGGCCCGCGGCCTGCCTTTCCGCCAGGACGTCTTCGAGCGGGAGGCCCTGCGGCTCGGGCGGGCCTTCGTGCTCGGCTCCCGGCGCTATCCGGTCCAGCCGACCGGCGACACTGTGGCACTGGCACGGAAGCTGTTCCTCAAGTACTACCCCGGCCGGCGCCGCTGACCCCGCGCCGACCGGGCACCGACCCACCGGCCgacggatgggtgggtgggtgggtgggtgtgcagCTGTGCCAGGGAGTGAGAGGGactgggcgggggagggagggtgcaGGCAGGTGAGAGGGACAGTCAGGACGGGGTGTAGGAGTGTGTGCCTGTGTGCcaggggggtgagagggagggtcaGGAGGGGGTGTCTGTGTGCACACATGTGCGTACGTGCTAGGAGCTGAGAGAGGCAGTCAAGAGGAAGTGTATGAGTGTGTAAATGTGTGTCCCTATGTCTGTGTACAGGGTAGGGGGCCGAATGCCAGGCCTCTCTCTCTCAACCCCTAGACCCGTCCGCCTCCAA
It contains:
- the NAGLU gene encoding alpha-N-acetylglucosaminidase, translating into MGSRAALLGGLLFLVGGSSSSSSGEPSGAAAREAEAVRGLLKRLLGPAAAGNFSVTVNRSLSPGPGGDTYLLDGGGGGGVPVRVAGSSGVAAAAGLHRYLRDFCGCQVAWSGPQLRLPDTLPAVPGPGILHTAPYRYRYYQNVCTQSYSFTFWDWDRWERELDWMALNGFNLALAFSGQEAIWQQVYRTLGLNQTEIDEHFTGPSFLAWGRMGNLHTWGGPLPPSWHIKQLSLQYRILDRMRSFGMMAVLPAFAGHVPRALARVYPNANITVLGSWSHFDCTYSCASLLAPDDPLFPVIGRMFLQELTRMFGSDHFYSADTFNEMRPPSADPAYLGAATAAVYKAMVAVDPEATWVLQAWMFQNDPDFWGPEQARAVLEAVPLGRLLVLDLFAESRPVYPQTASFAGQPFIWCLLHNFGGNHGLFGALEALNGGPAAARRFPGSTLAGVGMAPEGIEQNEVVYALLAELGWRRDPVPDLGSWLEGWAARRYGAAHPGAAAAWRHLMRSVYSCPAPACSGHNRSPLVRRPSLRLDPAVPYNRSDVLEAWRLLLEAAPALASSPAYRYDLLDVSRQAGQELASQLFAELRDAYRARRLPALLAAGGLLAFDLLPSLDALLGSDGRFLLGTELARAQEAGAGAGEARRYERGARYLVTLWGPDGNILDYGNRQLSGLLADYYAPRWALFAGQLADSLARGLPFRQDVFEREALRLGRAFVLGSRRYPVQPTGDTVALARKLFLKYYPGRRR